In a genomic window of Saccharomyces paradoxus chromosome X, complete sequence:
- the ATG36 gene encoding Atg36p (Pex3p interacting protein, required for pexophagy~similar to YJL185C), protein MASMNNYQVDCGSRSARIRPRSNNSVHQEESPFEVLELSEEEFELDFHRLKSFNDVRVINNPELSPECTNTAISRNETLESASSAFEVPSDEIAILSISSDSSKNSPPSEQPVPALRNIQSSTNSDRIDEWCLGSHLFNGLRQNAPQLSDSTNHGFPVSSLKERELYTSAKLKKLTSAQRIAVQRLSRDLYPILRTCYREKTRRQLLTCRHERIYDDIPSFFPQRDFIFNYYSLPFEFDRFSDVDIESSSPSRFADDNTGESSNRSPSAASSSLENTSWFGWTLLSRFLDREW, encoded by the coding sequence ATGGCGTCTATGAACAACTACCAGGTTGATTGTGGATCGAGGTCGGCTCGCATTCGACCCAGGAGTAATAACAGCGTTCACCAGGAAGAATCACCATTTGAGGTCTTGGAACTCTCGGAAGAGGAATTTGAGCTGGATTTTCATAGATTAAAGTCATTCAATGATGTACGGGTCATCAATAACCCAGAACTATCGCCGGAATGCACAAATACTGCCATTAGTCGCAATGAGACGCTGGAGTCTGCAAGTAGTGCCTTCGAAGTTCCTTCTGACGAGATTGCTATACTGTCGATATCTAGCGACAGTAGTAAAAACTCTCCACCGTCAGAACAACCAGTCCCCGCTCTTCGTAACATCCAATCGTCTACTAACTCTGACAGAATCGATGAGTGGTGTTTGGGTAGCCACTTATTTAACGGGCTGCGTCAGAATGCCCCCCAATTAAGTGATAGTACCAATCATGGATTCCCCGTTTCCTCCCTCAAGGAAAGGGAACTTTATACCTCTGCGAAGTTAAAGAAACTCACGAGTGCCCAGCGAATTGCCGTGCAGCGGTTATCAAGAGACTTGTATCCAATACTGAGGACCTGCTATCGCGAGAAAACCCGCCGGCAATTATTAACATGTCGTCATGAAAGAATATACGACGATATACCATCTTTTTTCCCGCAGCGTgacttcattttcaactaCTACTCGTTACCTTTCGAATTCGATAGATTTTCGGACGTCGATATAGAATCATCATCGCCTTCACGGTTTGCAGATGACAATACAGGAGAATCGTCAAACCGCTCACCAAGCGCAGCATCTTCGTCGTTGGAAAACACATCATGGTTCGGCTGGACTTTACTTTCTAGGTTCTTGGACAGAGAAtggtaa
- the GON7 gene encoding chromatin DNA-binding EKC/KEOPS complex subunit GON7 (Component of the EKC/KEOPS protein complex~similar to YJL184W), with the protein MILLGAQYSAPDGVEKSFAPIRDDPRYMTTEGRTTGPSDHVLNAGQIDRDKPSEPEHTEDGSQLTYLGQLRTQLTGLQDDINEFLTGRMELAKNKKKAGAEEKRIQEEINQLLDGGDGDEDAD; encoded by the coding sequence atgaTACTACTAGGAGCACAGTACAGTGCACCAGATGGTGTGGAAAAGAGCTTTGCACCAATACGCGATGACCCTCGATACATGACCACGGAGGGAAGGACAACGGGCCCCAGTGATCATGTACTGAATGCTGGCCAAATTGATAGAGATAAACCTTCAGAGCCGGAACACACAGAGGATGGCTCACAACTGACATACTTAGGCCAGCTGCGCACGCAGCTGACGGGGCTGCAGGACGATATAAATGAGTTTTTGACTGGAAGAATGGAATTggcaaagaataaaaagaaagcaggCGCTGAGGAGAAGCGGATCCAGGAAGAGATTAATCAGTTATTAGATGGAGGCGATGGAGATGAGGATGCTGATTAG
- the MNN11 gene encoding alpha-1,6-mannosyltransferase (Subunit of a Golgi mannosyltransferase complex~similar to YJL183W), with translation MAIKPRTKGKTYSSRSVGSQWFNRLGFKQNKYGFCKFLSIITAFICILYFFSNRFYPISRSTSVSYSPSHGLYINEIPASSRLIYPHVEHVPVLKQMTIRGLYITRLEMDGSKRLVLKSEETALTDEEKKKTTDQILLVKHSFLDHGKLVYRKSNDAPEVVVVTLIDFENYDLETIIQIVQNRVDYAQKHQYGVYIRWIQEFLPVIENQNLAESYEFIKPLMIRAAMHAFPTAKYIHFVDQDALLMNLDLSLQKYLLDPKIMDLALLKNVPVVANSNIKTYNHFEYNSAKIIIPHDVNGNIDTSSFVVANDFYGQALIDYLNDPLLRNFPWDNTGDKLSAAIGHILQWHPTLLGKTAIVIPKVLASQYDASLDQEGESGNGASGGDVYHYNEGDLAASFKGCRSRGTCASEIGHMYKKIKKS, from the coding sequence ATGGCAATCAAACCAAGGACGAAGGGCAAAACATACTCATCAAGATCGGTGGGGTCGCAGTGGTTCAACAGACTTGGTTTCAAGCAGAACAAGTACGGattttgcaaatttttgTCGATAATAACAGCCTTTATttgtattctttattttttctccaatCGGTTCTATCCAATTTCTCGTTCCACGAGTGTATCATATTCTCCATCTCACGGGCTGTATATTAATGAAATTCCTGCCTCCAGCCGGTTGATTTACCCACATGTAGAACATGTACCTGTGTTAAAGCAAATGACCATTAGGGGACTTTATATTACGAGGCTGGAAATGGATGGCAGTAAAAGATTAGTTCTGAAATCTGAAGAGACTGCTTTGAcggatgaagaaaaaaaaaagactaCTGATCAAATCCTATTGGTGAAGCACTCGTTCTTGGACCACGGTAAGTTAGTATATCGTAAGAGTAATGATGCACCTGAAGTAGTTGTAGTAACGCTAATAGACTTTGAAAACTATGATTTAGAAACGATTATccaaattgttcaaaataGGGTTGATTACGCTCAAAAGCACCAATATGGTGTCTACATCCGTTGGATACAGGAATTCTTGCCTGTTATAGAAAACCAGAATCTGGCTGAAAGTTACGAGTTCATTAAACCATTGATGATAAGAGCCGCCATGCATGCCTTCCCAACTGCCAAGTATATTCATTTCGTTGATCAAGATGCCCTATTGATGAATCTTGATCTTTCTTTACAAAAGTACCTGTTAGATCCGAAGATTATGGATTTGGCTTTACTGAAGAACGTTCCTGTTGTGGCCAATTCGAACATCAAGACATACAATCACTTTGAATACAACTCTGCAAAGATCATCATTCCGCATGATGTGAATGGTAATATAGATACGTCTTCCTTTGTTGTTGCCAATGACTTTTACGGTCAAGCTCTGATAGACTATTTGAATGATCCGTTGCTGAGAAATTTTCCATGGGATAATACCGGTGATAAACTGAGTGCTGCTATCGGTCATATTTTACAGTGGCATCCTACATTACTGGGTAAGACGGCGATCGTCATACCAAAAGTTTTGGCAAGTCAATACGATGCATCTTTGGATCAAGAAGGTGAGTCTGGAAACGGTGCTTCTGGTGGCGATGTTTACCACTATAATGAAGGTGACTTAGCTGCTTCCTTTAAGGGATGTAGATCTAGAGGTACGTGTGCTAGTGAGATAGGTCACATGTAcaagaaaatcaagaaatctTGA
- the RBH1 gene encoding Rbh1p (similar to YJL181W) yields the protein MEIFKDEEEETLSTLEAIIHACETYDPIPRHLHKTKTRIINAAKLIIETHLSYNTILDNISDMQSYLSTWLKDLGMSDSYQTVLLESISLMFDLTISSFRKCTIGRSFPHLITRLYFRLKSYQKFWHDAVSNNFFSNFDYAFRAAYNLVNCSEYRYDEVHYISNDAYSLVASVKINPADVIKRGHFRLSIPKFYISDLLIEIFHLLDGLAFFRVNSDTLSTSTASAETIFRSISQGNHQILELGRSLMFPLLRTGDFEICNIDDAGAVITFTEAKDVKLEIASLDETSWVTQWKSCLQNHKRKSASSSLFIKTHIEFKNANNLNEHNNGLGLIVEKNIPTVHSMLVSTNHQSPPPSNTSCSLRRSKPLRIPLSSVVQEEFHDNSLNEYVSEEEDDSSYGSFSGAESIISEYGFHDSTFDINQSSSYFSKQIDHNSMEMIITDENTIIFVENTQVSRWSNNSWQKISPHQLQICIIRLRVGNFIMAYEPGYKNHCRFKIRLCDDIKCMQSTEQDIQLRVPPNAIMCSLTGVLNIRSKDADKLLPVLNFYTTDHTEAISHSSTIDTITSPLSSVSSTMDLKHILLKCPSIIIPQELTQGVID from the coding sequence ATGGAGATATTCAAGgacgaagaagaggaaactCTTTCGACATTAGAAGCCATTATTCATGCCTGTGAGACGTATGACCCTATACCCCGTCATTTACATAAAACTAAAACAAGGATCATCAATGCTGCTAAATTAATTATAGAAACACATCTTTCATATAATACCATACTCGATAATATTTCTGATATGCAATCCTATCTTTCCACCTGGCTTAAGGACCTTGGAATGTCAGATTCATACCAAACGGTTCTTTTAGAAAGTATTTCCCTCATGTTTGACCTCACTATATCTAGCTTCAGAAAATGTACAATCGGCAGGAGTTTCCCACATTTGATTACACGCCTTTATTTCAGATTGAAGAGCTACCAAAAGTTCTGGCACGATGCAGTatcaaacaattttttttcaaacttcGATTATGCTTTCAGGGCTGCATACAACCTTGTAAATTGTTCTGAATACAGGTACGATGAGGTTCATTATATATCGAACGATGCTTACTCGTTAGTTGCATCGGTGAAGATAAATCCTGCGGATGTCATTAAAAGAGGACATTTTAGGCTTTcaattccaaaattttacaTATCTGATTTACTAATTGAGATTTTTCATCTGCTCGATGGATTGGCATTTTTTAGGGTGAACTCTGATACTTTATCTACGTCAACCGCTTCAGCGGAAACTATTTTTCGCAGTATTTCCCAAGGCAATCATCAAATCCTGGAACTGGGAAGAAGTTTAATGTTTCCATTATTAAGGACTGGagactttgaaatttgcaATATTGACGATGCAGGAGCTGTTATAACGTTCACGGAAGCGAAAGATGTAAAACTAGAAATAGCCAGTCTCGATGAAACTTCATGGGTGACGCAGTGGAAGTCAtgtcttcaaaatcataaGAGAAAGTCAGCAAGTAGCAGTTTGTTCATCAAAACTCATATTGAATTTAAAAACGCTAATAATTTAAATGAACATAACAATGGGCTAGGACTAAttgtagaaaaaaatattccGACAGTGCATTCTATGCTAGTTTCTACAAACCATCAAAGTCCCCCACCTTCAAATACTAGTTGTTCGTTACGTAGGTCGAAACCGTTACGAATCCCTTTATCATCTGTTGTTCAAGAAGAGTTTCATGATAATTCCCTAAATGAGTATGTATCAGAGGAGGAGGATGATAGCAGTTATGGATCCTTTAGTGGTGCCGAGAGTATCATATCAGAGTACGGTTTTCATGATAGTACATTTGATATCAATCAGTCATCctcttatttttcaaaacaaataGACCATAACTCGATGGAGATGATAATAACAGACGAAAATACGATAATATTTGTGGAGAATACACAGGTAAGTCGATGGTCAAATAACTCGTGGCAGAAAATCTCACCGCATCAATTGCAGATCTGTATTATTCGATTACGCGTGGGAAATTTCATTATGGCTTATGAACCTGGTTATAAAAACCATTGTCGGTTCAAAATTCGTTTGTGTGACGATATAAAATGTATGCAATCCACAGAGCAAGATATACAACTACGTGTCCCACCCAACGCAATAATGTGCAGCTTAACCGGTGTTTTAAATATTAGGTCAAAGGACGCTGACAAGCTGCTTCCAGTATTGAACTTCTATACTACTGATCACACGGAAGCTATATCTCACTCAAGCACTATAGATACTATTACAAGTCCTCTTTCGTCTGTTTCGTCGACAATGGATCTCAAGCACATATTACTGAAATGTCCCTCTATAATAATACCCCAAGAGTTGACGCAGGGCGTCATCGATTGA
- the ATP12 gene encoding ATP synthase complex assembly protein ATP12 (Assembly factor for the F1 sector of mitochondrial F1F0 ATP synthase~similar to YJL180C), whose protein sequence is MLASLKQGCSIVNPIRLTLPRFYSLSAQPLGIDNTIENNSLTETNRLSKTSQKFWEKVSLNRNLEKGKIALQLDGRTIKTPLGNGIIIDNSRSLLAYLLKLEWSSLSSLSIKTHSLPLTSLVARCIDLQTTNEPGCDPQLVAKIGGNSDVIKNQLLRYLDTDTLLVFSPMNEYEGRLRNAQNELYLPLIKGMEEFLSSFSSESNIRLQILDADIHGLRGNQQSDIVKNAATKYMSSLSPWDLAILEKTVLTTKSFICGVLLLENKKNPADLSAILKTDMDDIIRAATLETIFQVEKWGEVEDTHDVDKRDIRRKVHIAAIAAFKQ, encoded by the coding sequence ATGTTGGCATCATTAAAACAAGGATGTTCTATTGTTAACCCTATAAGATTGACATTGCCCCGATTCTATTCATTAAGTGCTCAGCCATTGGGGATAGACAATACAATTGAGAATAATTCTCTTACGGAGACAAATAGGTTGAGCAAAACGTCACAGAAATTTTGGGAAAAGGTATCATTAAATAGGAACCTTGAAAAGGGAAAGATTGCTTTACAATTAGATGGCAGGACTATAAAAACTCCTCTAGGAAATGGAATAATAATTGATAATTCAAGGTCTCTCTTAGCATACCTATTAAAACTGGAATGGTCATCCCTATCTAGTCTTTCCATTAAAACCCACTCTTTGCCATTGACTTCATTAGTGGCAAGATGCATCGATTTACAAACGACAAATGAACCTGGCTGTGACCCTCAATTAGTCGCAAAAATTGGAGGTAACAGTGATGTTataaaaaatcaattaTTAAGATATCTAGATACTGATACGTTGCTGGTTTTCTCTCCCATGAATGAATATGAAGGAAGGTTACGCAATGCGCAAAATGAATTATACTTGCCCCTGATCAAAGGAATGGAAGAGTTTTTATCCAGCTTTTCTTCCGAGTCTAATATTCGTCTACAAATTTTAGATGCTGATATTCATGGGTTACGAGGCAATCAGCAATCAGATATTGTTAAGAATGCAGCAACAAAGTATATGAGCAGCTTATCCCCGTGGGATCTTGCAATTCTTGAGAAAACCGTATTGACTACAAAATCCTTCATTTGCGGCGTGCTACTActggaaaataaaaaaaacccTGCTGACTTATCTGCCATCCTGAAAACTGATATGGACGATATTATCCGTGCTGCTACCTTGGAAACTATTTTCCAAGTTGAGAAGTGGGGAGAGGTTGAAGATACTCACGATGTGGACAAAAGGGATatcagaagaaaagttcATATTGCCGCGATTGCGGCCTTTAAGCAATGA
- the PFD1 gene encoding prefolding complex chaperone subunit (Subunit of heterohexameric prefoldin~similar to YJL179W) has product MSQIAQEMTVSLRNARTQLDMVNQQLAYLDRQEKLAELTKKELESYPTDKVWRSCGKSFILQEKSKYVSDLSHDETVLLDQRKTLKIKKNYLETTVEKTIDNLKALMKN; this is encoded by the coding sequence ATGTCTCAGATAGCACAAGAAATGACAGTGAGCTTAAGGAACGCCAGAACACAATTGGATATGGTCAACCAGCAGCTAGCATATTTGGATAGACAAGAAAAGCTTGCTGAATTGACAAAGAAAGAACTAGAGTCTTATCCAACAGATAAAGTATGGAGATCTTGTGGTAAATCGTTCATCTTGCAAGAGAAGTCCAAATATGTCAGTGATTTATCGCATGACGAAACGGTTCTCCTGGatcaaaggaaaacattaaaaataaaaaagaactatCTAGAAACTACTGTTGAAAAGACAATAGACAATCTAAAGgcattgatgaaaaattaa
- the ATG27 gene encoding Atg27p (Type I membrane protein involved in autophagy and the Cvt pathway~similar to YJL178C) yields MVSKTWICSFVSVITAVQALSCEKHDVLKKYQVGKFSSLTSAERDTPPSTTIERWWINVCEEHSAEPPEGCKKNDMLCGLTEVALPGKDAITTQIIDFDKNIAFNVEEVESALILTLKGAKWGSNSFDAKLEFQCNDNMKQDELTSHTWADKSIQLSLKGPSGCLKSKDDDKKKGDGDNGKDGDNEGKKPAKKSGGASWFTWLFLYALLFTLIYLMVVSFLNTRGGSFQDFRAEFIQRCTLFFTSLPEFCREVVTRILGRSTTQRGGYSAV; encoded by the coding sequence ATGGTATCGAAGACTTGGATATGCAGTTTCGTCAGCGTAATTACAGCGGTGCAGGCCTTGTCTTGCGAGAAGCATGatgtattgaaaaagtatcAAGTGGGAAAATTTAGCTCACTAACTTCTGCGGAAAGGGATACTCCGCCAAGCACAACTATTGAAAGGTGGTGGATAAACGTTTGCGAGGAGCATTCTGCAGAACCTCCAGAAGgctgtaaaaaaaatgatatgCTATGTGGTCTAACAGAGGTCGCCTTGCCTGGCAAAGATGCTATCACCACTCAGATTATAGATTTTGACAAAAACATTGCTTTCAATGTCGAGGAAGTTGAGAGTGCACTCATACTGACACTAAAAGGCGCTAAGTGGGGGTCAAATTCTTTTGACGCAAAACTGGAATTCCAGTGTAATGACAATATGAAACAAGACGAGCTGACTAGTCATACATGGGCCGACAAAAGCATCCAATTGTCCCTTAAAGGTCCATCTGGTTGCTTGAAGAGTAAAGACGAcgacaagaaaaagggcGACGGTGATAACGGTAAGGATGGTGACAACGAGGGGAAAAAGCCAGCTAAGAAGTCAGGCGGGGCTTCGTGGTTCACTTGGTTATTTCTATACGCTTTATTGTTTACATTGATATACCTGATGGTTGtatcatttttgaataccAGAGGAGGCTCTTTTCAAGACTTCCGTGCCGAGTTTATTCAACGTTGTACTCTATTTTTCACTTCCTTACCTGAATTCTGCAGAGAGGTGGTTACGAGAATCTTGGGTAGAAGTACTACTCAAAGAGGCGGTTATAGCGCCGTTTAA
- the RPL17B gene encoding 60S ribosomal protein uL22 (Ribosomal 60S subunit protein L17B~similar to YJL177W) has protein sequence MARYGATSTNPAKSASARGSYLRVSFKNTRETAQAINGWELTKAQKYLDQVLDHQRAIPFRRFNSSIGRTAQGKEFGVTKARWPAKSVKFVQGLLQNAAANAEAKGLDATKLYVSHIQVNQAPKQRRRTYRAHGRINKYESSPSHIELVVTEKEEAVSKAAEKKVVRLTSRQRGRIAAQKRISA, from the exons ATGGCAAGATACGGTGCTACTTCGACCAACCCAGCTAAATCTGCATCAGCTCGTGGTTCTTATTTGCGTGTTTCTTTCAAGAACACCAGAGAAACTGCTCAAGCCATTAACGGTTGGGAATTGACTAAGGCTCAAAAATACTTGGACCAGGTTTTGGACCACCAAAGAGCCATCCCATTTAGAAGATTCAACTCCTCTATCGGTAGAACTGCCCAAGGTAAGGAATTCGGTGTCACCAAGGCTAGATGGCCAGCTAAATCTGTTAAGTTCGTTCAAGGTTTGCTGCAAAACGCTGCTGCCAATGCTGAA GCTAAGGGTCTAGATGCTACCAAGTTGTACGTTTCTCACATCCAAGTTAACCAAGCTCcaaagcaaagaagaagaacttaCAGAGCCCACGGTAGAATCAACAAATACGAATCTTCTCCATCTCACATTGAATTAGTTGTCactgaaaaggaagaagctGTCTCCAAGGCTGCTGAAAAGAAGGTTGTCAGATTGACTTCTAGACAAAGAGGTAGAATTGCTGCCCAAAAACGTATCTCTGCTTAA